One Sciurus carolinensis chromosome 10, mSciCar1.2, whole genome shotgun sequence genomic window carries:
- the Gnrhr gene encoding gonadotropin-releasing hormone receptor isoform X2 has product MANSASSEQNHCSAINDSIPLMQGNLPTLTLSGKIRVTVTFCLFLLSTTFNASFLLKLQKWTQKKEKGKKLSRMKMLLKHLTLANLLETLIVMPLDGMWNITVQWYAGEFLCKVLSYLKLFSMYAPAFMMVVISLDRSLAITRPLTVQNNSKLERSMTSVAWILSSIFAGPQLPLHHPSSHHVDLQCKNHPHPDEGPSSGSPQTTIESIQEQYTKSTAEDPKDDSCICHFIYCLLDSLLCPRNLVLV; this is encoded by the exons ATGGCAAACAGTGCCTCTTCTGAACAGAATCACTGCTCAGCCATCAACGACAGCATCCCGCTGATGCAGGGTAACCTCCCCACCCTGACCTTATCTGGAAAGATCCGAGTGACAGTGACTTTCTGCCTTTTTCTACTCTCCACCACCTTTAATGCTTCTTTCTTACTGAAACTTCAGAAGTGgactcagaagaaagaaaaaggaaaaaaactctCCAGAATGAAGatgcttttaaaacatttgacGTTAGCCAACTTGTTGGAGACTCTGATTGTCATGCCACTGGATGGCATGTGGAATATTACAGTCCAGTGGTATGCGGGAGAGTTCCTCTGCAAAGTCCTCAGCTATCTGAAGCTTTTCTCTATGTATGCCCCAGCTTTCATGATGGTGGTGATCAGCCTGGACCGTTCCCTGGCTATCACCAGACCCCTAACTGTGCAAAACAACAGCAAGCTTGAACGCTCCATGACCAGCGTGGCCTGGATTCTCAGTAGTATTTTTGCTGGACCACAG CTGCCTCTTCATCATCCCTCTTCTCATCATGTTGATCTGCAATGCAAAAATCATCCTCACCCTGACGAGGGTCCTTCATCAGGATCCCCACA AACTACAATTGAATCAATCCAAGAACAATATACCAAGAGCACGGCTGAAGACCCTAAAGATGACAGTTGCATTTGCCACTTCATTTATTGTCTGCTGGACTCCCTACTATGTCCTAGGAATTTGGTATTGGTTTGA
- the Gnrhr gene encoding gonadotropin-releasing hormone receptor isoform X1, with protein sequence MANSASSEQNHCSAINDSIPLMQGNLPTLTLSGKIRVTVTFCLFLLSTTFNASFLLKLQKWTQKKEKGKKLSRMKMLLKHLTLANLLETLIVMPLDGMWNITVQWYAGEFLCKVLSYLKLFSMYAPAFMMVVISLDRSLAITRPLTVQNNSKLERSMTSVAWILSSIFAGPQLYIFRMIHLTDGSGQTEIFSQCVTHCSFPQWWYQAFYNFFTFSCLFIIPLLIMLICNAKIILTLTRVLHQDPHKLQLNQSKNNIPRARLKTLKMTVAFATSFIVCWTPYYVLGIWYWFDPEMLNRVSDPVNHFFFLFAFLNPCFDPLIYGYFSL encoded by the exons ATGGCAAACAGTGCCTCTTCTGAACAGAATCACTGCTCAGCCATCAACGACAGCATCCCGCTGATGCAGGGTAACCTCCCCACCCTGACCTTATCTGGAAAGATCCGAGTGACAGTGACTTTCTGCCTTTTTCTACTCTCCACCACCTTTAATGCTTCTTTCTTACTGAAACTTCAGAAGTGgactcagaagaaagaaaaaggaaaaaaactctCCAGAATGAAGatgcttttaaaacatttgacGTTAGCCAACTTGTTGGAGACTCTGATTGTCATGCCACTGGATGGCATGTGGAATATTACAGTCCAGTGGTATGCGGGAGAGTTCCTCTGCAAAGTCCTCAGCTATCTGAAGCTTTTCTCTATGTATGCCCCAGCTTTCATGATGGTGGTGATCAGCCTGGACCGTTCCCTGGCTATCACCAGACCCCTAACTGTGCAAAACAACAGCAAGCTTGAACGCTCCATGACCAGCGTGGCCTGGATTCTCAGTAGTATTTTTGCTGGACCACAG TTATATATCTTCAGGATGATTCACCTAACAGATGGTTCTGGACAAACAGAAATTTTCTCTCAATGTGTAACACACTGTAGTTTTCCACAATGGTGGTACCAAGCCTTTTATAACTTCTTCACTTTCAGCTGCCTCTTCATCATCCCTCTTCTCATCATGTTGATCTGCAATGCAAAAATCATCCTCACCCTGACGAGGGTCCTTCATCAGGATCCCCACA AACTACAATTGAATCAATCCAAGAACAATATACCAAGAGCACGGCTGAAGACCCTAAAGATGACAGTTGCATTTGCCACTTCATTTATTGTCTGCTGGACTCCCTACTATGTCCTAGGAATTTGGTATTGGTTTGATCCTGAAATGTTAAACAGGGTGTCAGATCCAgtaaatcatttcttctttctctttgcttttttaaatccATGTTTTGATCCACTTATATATGGATATTTCTCTCTGTAA